One window of the Candidatus Woesearchaeota archaeon genome contains the following:
- a CDS encoding ribonuclease P protein subunit, whose product MRRDLLRGELIGRALEVVQSPNKAEVGLKGRVVDETFHTFVIEEGSHQKRVAKARRVFRIDGEVVRGDAIHYRPQDRVKRARK is encoded by the coding sequence ATGAGGCGGGACCTCTTGCGCGGAGAACTCATCGGGCGCGCTTTGGAAGTCGTCCAGAGTCCGAACAAGGCCGAGGTAGGCCTGAAGGGGCGAGTCGTGGATGAAACGTTCCACACGTTCGTCATCGAGGAAGGTTCGCACCAAAAGAGGGTTGCGAAAGCGCGGCGCGTGTTTCGCATTGACGGCGAAGTCGTTCGCGGAGACGCGATTCATTACCGGCCACAAGACCGGGTGAAGCGAGCAAGAAAATGA
- a CDS encoding 30S ribosomal protein S17, whose protein sequence is MTKKEKSNEKKEKVKAPASVTVAGRPVRLRGRTFVGVVVSDKMTKTVTVEWERRLYVPKYERYFIRKSRVKAHNPEEVGAKLGDKVRIQESRPLSKTKKFVVTEIIA, encoded by the coding sequence ATGACAAAAAAAGAAAAGAGCAACGAGAAGAAAGAGAAGGTGAAGGCGCCTGCGAGCGTCACCGTAGCCGGAAGGCCGGTCCGCTTGAGAGGGCGGACGTTTGTCGGTGTTGTCGTGAGCGACAAGATGACAAAAACAGTAACGGTGGAGTGGGAGCGCAGGCTGTATGTGCCAAAGTATGAACGTTATTTCATTCGCAAGTCTCGGGTGAAGGCGCACAATCCAGAAGAGGTTGGCGCAAAACTCGGTGACAAAGTTCGTATTCAAGAGTCGCGGCCACTGAGCAAGACGAAGAAGTTTGTCGTGACGGAGATTATAGCATGA
- a CDS encoding 50S ribosomal protein L14, with amino-acid sequence MKAVKAKVAGGLQVGSVVQTCDNSGAKVLKIFAVMKKKSRKGRLASAGVGDMVHASVKSGRPDMRKQVVYAIIVRQKKEFRRPDGTRVKFEDNAAVVLKDDKGNPKGTIFKGPIAKEACMRWPGIAKVASIIV; translated from the coding sequence ATGAAAGCAGTAAAGGCGAAAGTCGCAGGAGGCTTGCAGGTAGGGAGTGTTGTGCAGACCTGTGACAATTCAGGAGCCAAGGTTTTGAAGATTTTCGCGGTTATGAAGAAGAAGTCCCGAAAGGGAAGGCTCGCGTCGGCTGGCGTAGGGGACATGGTTCATGCGAGTGTCAAGTCAGGAAGGCCTGACATGAGAAAGCAAGTGGTGTATGCCATTATTGTTCGTCAGAAGAAGGAGTTTCGCAGGCCCGACGGGACTCGTGTCAAGTTTGAGGACAACGCCGCGGTCGTGCTCAAGGATGACAAGGGAAACCCGAAAGGCACAATATTCAAAGGACCCATAGCAAAGGAGGCGTGCATGCGTTGGCCTGGCATTGCCAAGGTCGCAAGCATTATCGTGTAG
- a CDS encoding 50S ribosomal protein L24 — MKNVFSKFWRSSRQPRKQRKFAANAPLHLRSALLNCHLSKELRKKYGVRALRVRAGDKVRILRGSRKGVEAKVERVDVKNLRVFLTKVERQKKEGGVVPIPFHPSNLLITSLDVSDKKRSAKLAKIAEKKKSEEGR, encoded by the coding sequence ATGAAAAACGTTTTTAGCAAGTTTTGGAGGAGCAGCAGGCAACCAAGGAAGCAGCGAAAATTCGCGGCTAACGCCCCGCTGCACCTGCGCAGCGCGCTCTTGAACTGCCACCTCTCAAAAGAGCTGAGAAAGAAGTACGGCGTACGTGCGTTGCGCGTAAGAGCAGGTGACAAAGTCCGCATCCTTCGCGGCTCGCGCAAGGGCGTCGAAGCGAAAGTTGAGCGCGTGGATGTAAAGAACCTGCGCGTCTTCCTTACCAAAGTCGAGCGGCAAAAAAAGGAAGGCGGCGTCGTTCCTATCCCGTTTCACCCATCGAACTTACTCATCACTTCATTGGATGTATCGGACAAAAAACGCTCGGCGAAGCTTGCAAAGATCGCTGAGAAGAAGAAGTCGGAGGAAGGGCGATGA